From the genome of Candidatus Latescibacter sp.:
ACTGACACTAAGGAAATAACTCTCAAAGGAAAGAAAATACTATCGAAATCTCTCACTCCTATGCTACGGCAAGCTCTTCGAGAAGAACTTATGGCTTTAAAAATCAGCAATCTCCAACTTAATCTAAAACCCACAGGAAGTAAAGGAGAGACTCTACATAGAATGGAATTGGTGGGGTGTCGTAATCCACAAAAAGCAAATCTGACTGACATTTTAAGTGAAGGTGAACAACATGTTATTGCTATAGCCGTATTTCTGGCAGAACTTCAATTAGCCAAAACGCAATCTCCAATTGTTTTTGATGATCCTGTTTGTTCTCTTGATCACATTTACAGAGAAAAGATCGCACAGCGTCTTGCCAAAGAGGCAAAAACCCGTCAGGTTCTAATTTTCACTCACGACATTGCTTTTCTGTTAGAACTCAATATTAAAGCCGGAGAGCTGCAAGCGTGCTTACATTTGCAAACTATCCAAAAAATGGGGAACTTACCTGGAAATAGTATGGGTGGATTGCCTTGGCATGCTATGTCTGTTAAGAATCGTATAAGTTATCTCAACACACTACTTGATGAGTTTCCATCTCTTTACAAAACCGATTTGCATCAATATAATAAAAAAGCGGGTGAATTGTACGGCCTCTTAAGAGAGACATGGGAGGCTGTAATCGAGGAGGTTTTGTTTCAACGAACCATTCTTCGACATACCAGCCAAATAAAAACCAATCAACTCAGCTATGTTATAGTTACCAACGAAGACTATCGTACAATTGATATGGAAATGAGTAAATGCTCCAAGTGGATGTACGGTCACGACAAGTCCAATGCAATCGATATGAATCGTCCTATTATAGAAGAGATTCAGAATGACATTGGTATTTTGGATAATTTCGTCAAATCTATTAACAAACGAAAAGATGAAATTCGTCAAATAAGGCTTGCGAGTCTAAAACCTAAAATACCTGCAATAGGATAGTTAAAAGAATCCGCATAGTGGTTATGATAATTCCTAATTAGATTATGTGCTTTATTGTGATAATATTAACATTTCTATTGAGTTCTTATATGCTCCGCTCATAAGCGTATTTTCAGGTTGTTTTTTATAGGACCTCCCCATGCAAACCAAACTCGGCGGCGAAATCCCTGATGACTTGGCGCGCGCTTTGGAGAAAATAATATGGCCGAACATGTATGCCCGGTCTGGGCCGGGTATTTTCTTCTCAGTCCGCTGCGAAAACTCATCCAGAATCCGCAAACAATCTTATCCCCTTATATCAGGGAAGGGATGACCGTGCTGGATTACGGGTGCGCAATGGGTTTTTTCAGTATTCCTCTGGCCCGGATGGCCGGGGCGGGCGGTAAAATCATATGTGTCGATATTCAGGAGAAAATGCTCGGGATTCTCGAAAAACGCGCACGGAAAGCCGGAGTAGCCGCCCGTATAGAGACTCGCCTGTGTAACCTGCCTGCGTCTTGTTTGCACGACCTCGCAGGGAAGATTGATTTTGCTCTGGCGTTTGCGGTTGTCCATGAAGTCCCCGATCCATCCGGTCTCTTTGCGGTACTTTCCACAGCGATGAAACCATCGGGAAGACTTTTAGTGGCGGAACCAAAAGGGCATGTTTCAGAAAAGGAATTTGACAGTACGGTCGGCAAGGCAAGAGAACAGGGGTTTACCGTAACGGAGACTCCTCGTGTTCCACGGTGCCGGGCGGTTTTGCTGGAAAAAGAGGGAAAAGATTGTCTGAACCACTGATGCGAATGATGCAAATGATAAAAGATGATGAAAAGATAAAGTACAGTCTGAACCATGAATGAATTACCCCGCAGCAAGTTGCGAGGTATCCAAAGATGATCCCCCTGTCACCTTCGGTGACATCCCCCTTACTAAGGAGGATAAAATAGAAAAACCATTCTACCGCCGATGGTATCGGTTGCCCCCCTTAATGAGGGGGGATGTCCGAAGGACAGGGGGGATCCTACCCCGCAGCAAGCTGCGAGGAATTCTTTTGATTAACAGGATTAAAGGATTACCATGATTACCCTGAAACGGTATTATCGTTCCTGCGAAGCGGCAACAAGTTAGGGGTGACAGTTGTCATGCCGAACTCGTTTCGGCATCTAATCAAGGAAATCCTGTCATGTTAATCATGGTTCAGACCTTCTTCCGGAGAAAAAACCATGCCCTGGACAATCAACATCGACCCGCTGGGAAACATCTATCTCTCAGCACTCCTGGCTTCCCTTTCCATCATCTATCTTTTCTGGGCTTTGGCCTATAAACGGATGAAAGGCCACTGGGCGGCGCTCAGCGCGGTGAGCATCACCGTTCTCATCTCCATCATCGGGTACGGAATGCCGGTCAAGCTGTCGCTTCTTGCCACCTTGAACGGGGCGATGTTCGGTCTCTGGCCGATTGTATGGATCGTTATCACCGGCCTTTTCCTCTACAACCTTTCGGTGCAGACCGGGCAGTTCGAAATCATCAAGAACTCCCTGGCTTCCATGACCGATGACCGCCGCATGCAGGCCTTGCTGATCGCTTTTTCCTTCGGCGCTTTCATAGAAGGCTGCGCCGGATTCGGAACGCCGGTGGCCATCACCGCGGCGGTGCTCATGGGGTTGGGATTCAAACCGATCTACGCCGCCGGAATCTGCCTCCTTGCCAACACAGCGCCGGTGGCATTCGGGTCCATCGGCATCCCCATACTCGTGGCCGGACAGGTATCCGGGGTTGACACATTTGCCATCAGCCAGATGGCAGGTCGGACGCTGCCCTTTATCAGCGTCATTATTCCCTTTTATATCGTAATTCTCATGAGCGGATGGAAAAAAGGAATCGAAGTATGGCCGGCGGCGTTGGTGAGCGGCGGCTCTTTTGCACTGTCGCAGTGTTACACCTCCAATTACCTGGGCCCCCTGCTTCCGGACATTATTTCATCGATAGTGTCCATACTCTGCCTTACTATCTTCCTGAGGTTCTGGCATCCCAAACAAAGCTGGACTTTCGATCACGAACCGGACGCCAACGGAAGAGCAGCGCTCCTGTATACCGGCGGCCAGGTTTTCAGGGCATGGGCGCCGTTTATAATTTTGACGGTATTTGTAGGAGCATGGGGAATCAAACCAATCAAAGCCGCCCTGGACTACTATGCCCTGATCAAAATTCCGATACCCGGACTGGATACCATGGTTATCCGGGACGGCAAGGCTATGGCCGCTGTCTACAATTTCAATAT
Proteins encoded in this window:
- a CDS encoding methyltransferase domain-containing protein, whose amino-acid sequence is MAEHVCPVWAGYFLLSPLRKLIQNPQTILSPYIREGMTVLDYGCAMGFFSIPLARMAGAGGKIICVDIQEKMLGILEKRARKAGVAARIETRLCNLPASCLHDLAGKIDFALAFAVVHEVPDPSGLFAVLSTAMKPSGRLLVAEPKGHVSEKEFDSTVGKAREQGFTVTETPRVPRCRAVLLEKEGKDCLNH
- a CDS encoding lactate permease LctP family transporter, which gives rise to MPWTINIDPLGNIYLSALLASLSIIYLFWALAYKRMKGHWAALSAVSITVLISIIGYGMPVKLSLLATLNGAMFGLWPIVWIVITGLFLYNLSVQTGQFEIIKNSLASMTDDRRMQALLIAFSFGAFIEGCAGFGTPVAITAAVLMGLGFKPIYAAGICLLANTAPVAFGSIGIPILVAGQVSGVDTFAISQMAGRTLPFISVIIPFYIVILMSGWKKGIEVWPAALVSGGSFALSQCYTSNYLGPLLPDIISSIVSILCLTIFLRFWHPKQSWTFDHEPDANGRAALLYTGGQVFRAWAPFIILTVFVGAWGIKPIKAALDYYALIKIPIPGLDTMVIRDGKAMAAVYNFNILSAAGTAVLLSGLFSIPVMGASLAKGLSAFWFTVKCMRWPMVTMASILGFAYIMNYSGMAITLGNAFATTGVLFPFFAAFLGWLGVFMTGSDTSSNALFGKLQEVTATQIGVDPVVTVTANSIGGVCGKMISPQSLAVATAAVGLVGHEGDIFRFTIKHSIILTTVVGVMTCLQAYVFTWIIPVYQKGAATAAVNTAAAQPVSQALGLTCLAITFGLILSIAILSRAVGKARGAKIE